CATCAACAGACGTACACACAGCATGTGTGATTGCTGGTAATTGTTAAATCTGGGTAATGCGATGAAGTTGGATTTCAGTCACTATATGAATTCCATCAATGCAGGCCAAGTAAATTAAAGCTACTCTGACTTCAGCCCAACCACCACTGTTGCAAGTTTAAGAAAACACTTGGTGCTGTTTGTTGCTTTGGTGATGcttaaattacaaaatgtattgGCATGCTGTGATTGCAATcacagatgaagaaaaaaataaataactgtcgTGCCAATGTCTGATGGTCTACACTTTTGATagcataattttatttttaattccatTGATTTTTGTGTGAGCTATGTCTCTAGATAAACTATGTGGTCAAGCTGACTGACAAAATCATTTGTGAGTGATGACCCTGAGAGATGTTGACGTTGCCCAATATTCTTGTTCCCCATTTGAAAAACGTATCAGAAACCATTGAAGTCCTGGAGTGCCTCCCCTTTACACATGTGGTATAGGGACACTCTGTGTATTAACACACATTACAGAGGATAAATGAGGAATATACATAAAATAGGGTGACAGAGTGAAAGCAAAGGCCCAGttaaagttttttgtttgtgaccAAATCCAAAAGGTGACCTTCACCCATCTGAGAGGACTGTGGCAGGTTGATGATTAACTTTGGAATTAGCAACATGTCTCATTGAGGAACACAATGTCATGCAGGTCAAGGACCATTTTAGAATACTGAGGATTTGGTGTCTGTAATTTTGAAAGTCTTTTCGAGTCTATTGATTTGGTTAGGAACAGGGACAgttaagtaaagtaaatatccACCAAAAGAATTTTTAAACAGTTGAGTAAAAAGTGtcctacttcttttttttttttttttacgtacaAAAAAAACGTATGCTCTTATAACAGCAAACCGAAGTGTATACATCTTAGGCTTATATTTTTATGCAACAGAAATAGGACTAGAGGTGattttatttcaatgttttatatactgtaaatatatatatattttttctaaatataaACTTAAGTGGATTATCAATGAACGTATGTTTATAGACATGTATATGAAGATCCACAGGCTCTATctggataaaaaaatatatagctCTACAACACGGCTGCACTTTTATTTTCCACACCTTGGAATTTCTGCCCATATAAATTGGtcttaatataaataatatagccaatgttagatgtttaTTTGCTAGAACTATCATTATGAAAGTATATTGtcgtttttaattatttaaaaaaatagcttAAAACACAAAATCGGTGTTGACTGCGTCAAGCCGAGGGAGCGCAGATTTGACCATCTCCAGCTCTCTCCGGTCAAATCCCCAatcctcaaacacacacagacctttTTTTCATGATCTCATTTCCAAGTTAAGCAGACTCTGTTAGTCCCTCGTCAACACGACAGGTTTACTCGCCTTTACTAATGGGTCTCTATACTGATAGTTATGCTCTTGCGTAAATATGCAGTCAAATAGATGTACCACTACTGACACGTGGCTGGCACCGGACTGCAGCCTCACCTTGATGTTTGTGTcatacaaatactgtacagGGCAGGCTGCGAGAATTCAAGGGCCTCAACAGCCAGGAGCTATTCCGTCTGATGTTGTGACTGTAGATATTTGAACATTAGGTAAACTTTCACCATGACACCGGTTCCACAAGATAACATGATTATTGTTTTTGCATCTATTTAGTGATAAAAACTCattgaaaatgtgcaaaaattCCATCGTTTCTAAGATGTCTCACGATATAAAAGCTGCTTCATgtgccacaaaaaaaagaaaagtcagttGGAGGCAATAACCGAGAGAGGGCGCTCTGAAGCTTTGCTTAGCATATTTAGTCACGCTAATTAAAACATTTGGAAACAGTAATTCAGTCATCCAGTTTAGTAAAGAAGGATAAACTCTTACCTTTCTTGCAAATATTAGCGACATCATTTAGAAAAACACTTTAATAGTGACAAATATGTAGAAACCAACTACTATGTATTATAACGTAATTGTTAAACAGCTGGGGCAAAGTGATGAAATGGCTTTTTCCCCCACCAATATCAAAGGAGCTTTCATCATTTCAAGGTAGTGACCATGTGCACGTACACATGCATTCATTCAGGCCCACATCAGCCATAAGATCATTATTCTCTCCAGGTGACGTTTAAAAACACACTCTTTGAATATCACATAATGTGCCTGGAATCAAACAGCAACTCAACCCTGGCAACATCCGATACGATATATCTGCTTAAATACATTCTTTCAAGTGGATTTCGACTGATAGATCAACCTTAATCCGATTCACTAATGTTATTTTAGTGTAAAAAATTAACAGTTTTATAAAGTCCTTCAACGCAGCGCCATAAAAAATGCTTTTGTGATTTCAGATCAGTTGAATTGGAATAAGCACGTTGGAGCATGTGCGTAATGAAAAGCGCACCAACGAAGAGCGCCAAGACATTCCTTTTTATAGCTCTTTTATGTTGCCTCTGCCAAAATACAATAAGATTAGTATATAATGAAGCTTTTCATaagaaactgttcttttcaGCCAGTGCAGGTGTACAATtgggggtggaggagggggagcTTGAGGAGTCTCACGCCTAGGTGCGAGGAGATTATTCAAATAGGGCCCAAGGCGTAGAAGTAGGGATTGGAGGCTTGCCTAGCGCACAGAGCTATATCACAGCGTTAACAGGCAGCTCGGAGCGTCATTTGAACTCCAGTCACTGACAGACGCATTTCACGGCTGGCTCCATAAGACACACATCAACGCCAGTCCTTGACGAAGGGACACACCGACGATCTAAATACACTCAGTGGTCCCCAGTCACCTGCTATTAGAGAGACTTTCTGCTTTTCCCCTGCTGGGAGACGCTTTGTAAAAGTCCTCCATGATGCTTGGAGCAGTTAAAATGGAAGGACACGAACACACCGACTGGAGCACCTACTACGGAGAGCCCGAGGTGGGTaccttaaatatatatatttttccgtCTAAAGCCAATCCCATTTTATACAACTCAATATTAGCCCTGAGATAATATTAACTTTGTGATCAAATATTGACTTGAGGCGCCTCCAAATCCTCCCCCATCTCCACGCAGGGCACTATCCTAACAAAGTTGCTTGACATgtagggagggaggggggactTTTCATTCGGAATATAATTCCATAAGTCTATACGTATCTTTACTAaatcagatttgtttttgttatttccactccaCAAACATCTGAGCTGTTTGGTTTCGGTGCGACTgattcaaatatttgtattgcactCGCTGTTTTGTGTGTCATATTAGGTGTCCACATTCTCATCAACATTGTGTGCATTTTTCGCATATTATTTCACTAAAATTCTATTTGCCATACCAGTGGCATTAAACACACACGCAGCCGTGCTTTTAATTTTGAAACTCTTTCACGCGGAAACAAAATCACATAGGTTAATTTCAACCTTTACGAGCCCGTGCGCATTTAGAAAATAACTGTTTTGAATGAATGTGTTCATTGTGATTTGAAAGAACGTCTGTGTTTAGTTATTACAGCTGCTTTTTAACTTCTCACTGTAATCCTTGTGCCAGATGAAACTGATGATTGTCTCTTTCCCTCACTGACAGTGTTACACCTCGGTTGGCAACATGAACACAGGCCTGGGAATGAACTCTATGAATTCTTACATGAGCATGTCCGGCATGGGCACCACTGCCAACATGACAGCCAACTCCATGAACATGTCATACGTCAACACGGGCATGAGTCCCTCCATGACCGGCATGTCACCGGGCACCGGAGCCATGAATGGCATGGGCGCAGGCATGACGGCCATGAGCGCAGCCCTGAGCCCTAGTATGAGCCCCATGACCGCGCAGCCCGCATCTATGAACGCCCTGACATCCTACACCAACATGAACGCCATGAGCCCTATGTACGGACAGTCTAACATCAACAGGTCCAGAGACCCCAAGACCTACCGCAGGAGCTACACGCACGCAAAGCCCCCGTACTCCTACATTTCCCTCATCACCATGGCCATCCAGCAGTCTCCCAGCAAGATGCTGACACTGGCCGAGATCTACCAGTGGATAATGGACCTCTTCCCTTTTTACCGACAGAACCAGCAGCGCTGGCAGAACTCCATTCGCCACTCGCTGTCGTTCAATGACTGTTTCCTCAAAGTGCCCAGGTCGCCGGATAAACCCGGGAAAGGCTCCTTTTGGACTCTCCACCCGGACTCCGGGAACATGTTTGAGAATGGCTGCTATCTGAGGAGACAGAAGCGCTTCAAGTGCGATAAGAAGACGAGCAAGGATAGCGGGCGCAAAGGGGGAGACGGCGGCTCCTCCAACAGCAGCTCAGAGAGCTGCAACGGAAACGAGTCCCCGCACTCCAACTCCTCCGTCAACGAGCACAAAAGGTCCCTGTCGGACATGAAGACGAGCCAGGCCCTGAGCCCGGAGCACGCCGCCGCCTCCCCGGTGTCGCAGGGGCAGCACCTCATGTCTCAGCATCACTCTGTCCTTGCGCATGAAGCGCACCTGAAGCCTGAGCACCACTACTCCTTCAACCACCCGTTCTCCATTAATAACCTCATGTCTTCGGAGCAGCAGCATCACAAAATGGACCTAAAGACTTACGAGCAGGTGATGCATTACTCTGGCTATGGCTCCCCCATGGCCGGGGCTCTTTCCATGGGCTCCATGGCGGGGAAAGCCGGTCTGGATTCTTCATCTATACCTGAAAGTTACTACCAAGGCGTCTATTCCAGGCCCATCATGAACTCCACATAAACTCTTTAGCCCTCCATCCGATGTGGACTTTCTTCCCCTTCCAATTTgtacatttgtaaaataaatatagagTTTGTGTACAATATGTATTTCCGATATTTTTGACGTTTCCCACCGTTTTAGTTGTCGAGTTTGTTAGTAGCCTAAATATTTTAAGAGAGGATGTTgatattaataattaaaagtaaTGATAATGTGACGAGATCTGTTCAGAAGTCGGCTTCAGGAATGGACCCCAAAGACAAACATCAACTTGCTGTATAATAGCCTCCATCTGCATAACTGAATTCCTAAATGAATTTAAATGCCTCGCAGGATTTCTTCAATCATTTGTGTAATGACTATTTATGGCTTGTATATGTGTATTCTTGTAGTGACAAGAACAGAATCTATATTAAAGTGTTaatggttttgttttctgaatatGATGTTGTTTggtagttattattattattattattattattattattatgcaacAGTAGTTTAAATGCAACCATTACAACAATTATGTTCCTAGGGTGCACTTAATATGTTATGAATCaatataacagaaaataaaaaaaactgaaggcaAAAATATACATCATAGAAAAACATAATCTGCATTTGATTTAGTTTACATCAAATACACATTAAATGTTAAAGAATAAAATGCgtaaagagaaagacaaaaagacaggaTTTAGTTTTATTAGATGTCATTTAGACCCAGTTTTAGCTTTGCACAATAACAAACAACTTCCATATAAGTGCGTACAATGAATTTCACAATATTtcttatatattttaaagaatattCGCATCCATGTGCTTTTAAGGCGCATATTTCAGCAGTGATTGATAGCTTTGCCGGACAACAACGACAACAATGCTCTCAAACGGCGATCATCGTttggaaaaaagtaaacaaaacagaaaggcTACGGTTATTAATCCAAAACGCAAAGTGAGATATGTATGGGGTAAAAATGTATCCAACACATTAACCACTGCAATATTTTGGCGCTGAAGTGACGACGTAGACAGCCCATAAGCATGttagaaagaagaaaataaaacaccaatTTTACTCCAAATGTGTTGCAAacgaaaatgtgtgtgttttttttttttagttgcagACATGCAATCAATCCAAAGAATTGCTAACGTGCACGCTTGGTACAATTTCACCTGAAACTCCAGCTGCTGCAAagaagagatggagaaagaagTGTGTTGAATAATGAAGCTATTTAAATTCCCACACGTACAGGGAGACACTTTATGATTCCAACCTATCTAGCACTGTCACTCAAACACTATGCCtgcctgccacacacacacacacagcgtgcCCGCagacacgcgcacgcacgcgcacgcctgcacgcacgcacacacacacacacacacacacacacacacacacacacacacactgcaaagtTTAAATCAGTGAATAAGATTAAGTGTCATTGTAAAACAGCCTCCCCGCGGAGCAGGAGAATAGTTGCTGGAATAGGGGGCTGATTTGGGAACAGAGCCGTCTGAATGTGATGCTCTAACTTCTCTCCCCACAATCTGGGGGTCCATTGTCTACTCCCTATTTTAAAGTAGTTGGAACCCCCCTTGTTAGATAAGATAGCCTAGTTGTCGTCCaaatgaaccccccccccccccccgcttgcACGTCCTTCCTGCTGAGCTCAAATCCAAGGCCAGGGGAAATTTCTATCCCCTATAACTGAAATGACACCCCTTCGCCTTCTGAACACGTAGGGCCTAAAGTGTGCGTTTATTCTCCAGACCCTCTTTACAGATCGTACTTTAAACAGCGTGATCTGCGAATAAACAGAGCCAGTAAACAATAGAGTGGATGCTATGCCCGCATATAGgaagagtacacacacacaccacacacacacacacacacacacacatacacatacatacacacaatccaAATTGCACAAGTGTAAACTTTGAATAGGACGCCGCAGCTCTGTAAATTTACACAGACATTAAATTTCGTTCTATTCATTTTAGACATATAATGCtaagctgattttttttttatagcgcATTGATCGATATCTctgtaaaataatcattttttttttaactagcgGGGCAGTGAAATCTTTGCTTTGTGCTAAAGTCAACAGTGACAGAGTTTGAGCTCAAATAAATGCCGTGATGTCTGGAGCCCTTTGCAGAAGGCAGAAGGCGAGCTTCTACAATGGGCTCCTGTGTGGCTTGCCAACAACAAGCACCAGCTATTTTGCACAGGTATGAAGCTTTTTTAAATCTTCTATAACgtcctctttttaaaaaaaaaaaaaaaatctttgttatCTTTTTTAACTCAGAGGGAGATGTAGTTTGGTGGCCGTTCCCGGATATGCATGAGgaggggtggtggtggtagtggtggtggtggtgtgtgggggggggggggtgctgctGCTCAAGACAGAGGCTGATATCCTAAATTCATGAGAAAGGAGACGTATTGGATTTCACGGCAGGGTGGTGCAAAGAGGCGATCTGCAGGTTGTGTGATGGAGGCTGCTTCAAGTTTCTGTCTTTGAATCGCGTGATGGAGAGCGAGCCTGCTGCCTTGCAATAACAAACTGTCACTAACAGGTGATTTAGTCTCGTTGCTGATTCAAAATGTAACTTATAAAGCGAAAAAAGAGGATGAGATCATTTCACTATAGTTTTTGTGGGCTGGGGATTCCTTAAAACAAAATCATCAAACAAGATGAAAAAATGTAGCTTCATTTCAGAAAATCCATATTGATTTTACGACGGAAACAGGTGAACATTGCGGATCTCTCAGATACATATAAGTTAATATCGCCTTTTTGAGTTGGAgttatttttttgcagtgtgcGGCTGGCTGTTGTCGCTGCTCCACCGATGTCATGAAAGCGAGTTGTGCTGCAGCAGTGATCCTGCGAATGCTTTTATATCATACCAGTAGGTACACATCGATTACGAGTTTCATCGTTTTTATGGGTGTAATTTTTTTGAGTAAATCTCAAGTCTAAGCCTACATTGAACGGGTCGTCATTGTGATGTCACGCCTTTATTAAATGAAGGTAACATGTGCtacatgtcttttttcttgTTCATAAATTAAAACTCATTGTgacttattttatattataagtAAGCTCTAATAGCGCTGCTCATTTACAATCCTTAAAATATGAATCGCAATTTATCACTATTCGATTACACAAAATACATCTCAGTGAAATAATAATAGCCTACTATTAACAATACGCATTAAAACaggcataataataataataataataataataataataataatgtaataatagtaataatagtaataataaNNNNNNNNNNaataataataataataataataataatacggAAATAAGGGGCCACTAATATTTCTGCAATGATGTCTTTACAAAATAATGTCCAAAAAGCTATATTTGGATaaccttttcttttaaatctaaAGTAGCTGGAGAGCCCTCAACATGTCCATTAGCCAACATTAAACAACTGTATCCGGACGCGGCTCTCCTCCGATCCTTTGAAGGCGGGATAACTCCAGTCAAGCCCTCTCTGGCGCACACTGAGATGGGAATGGCCTTTTGGAGCTTTGCCGGTTCAAAGGTAACCAACCTCAATCTGTACTGGCGGACAAAAGTTCGCCGAGGCCACATCACCGCACCTTCCTCATCATCTAACTTTGTACAGGCTTGCCATCAGGGAGGATGCCGCTGCAGCTCCTATAGCCGCACCATAGACGAGCCCATCTGTTGTTATAGCAACAGAATAAAGGACGGTCCAGCCTGTTGATCCTTTTTTACTCCGCTAACCTGATTTCTCCCGCATTTCTTGTTGTCGCATTTGCATATTTCTTGATTAAGGCCTGGAAATCAGACGTCCTTTCTCACAGGCACAAAGCGTTCAGACGCATCTTTTTCTCCGGCAGTCTGACTCTGCTGCTGGTTACTGACGGGACATCAGCATACTAAATGGAACATAAATATGATGAAGGTGCGTTAAAATAGAGCATGCATTAAAACAATGCATAAATGAATAATAGCCTATAGCCTAGTATGCCAGGCTACAGATGCAAACAGGTCTGCCATTCAGTGTAACTTAACAATAGCgatttacttattttttctgCATGTAGCATCTAATTGTACCAAACCTCCAACGTGAGAAATTTCCCCTACAGCCATGCATTTTAATGCCTAGGCAAGTTTGGGCCTCTATTTTCATGGAATGACTCAGTATCCCTATAAGCCATCCACCCACGGGCGTCAACTGAATATAGCGGGGTAAGGGCACTATCATTCCTAACAGTAGATGGATGCATGGACGAGGGGACATCATGTAGGCTAACCTTTAAATGTAGGCCTAAGAAATATGAAGCAatacgaaaaatcccataaagGAGCAGCAGCTGGGCAACAGATCTGTGCCGGATAATTTGGTAAGCAATCCTCCAATCGGATAAAACGCTTCAATCATCAGTCACAGCTCTTCAGGCTGTGTATCTGCGTATTAATCGGGTGTAGAGCTATTTCATGGAGTCAGCTGGTGGTTACAGGCCTATAGGCTACAGCAGGACGCCTGCCGCACCTATAGGCTCCACGCTGCAGCCCGCGGAGTGGAACACCCAAGTAGATCTGTCTCCATGGCGACAGCGGGACACCGGTCCAACAAGCTGTAATTCTGTCTCAGCCTTTTGCAGGGGAGGGACCATCCACACTAGCCCGACTTAACTCCTCTTTCAGCAGAAATACTCCTAATCCCATATCTTAGCAAGGCAAACTGCCGTCCCACAGTATATTAAAGGAAACACAAAGTCAAAACTCAACGCCACCCATGGTTTCTCAGCGGGCGGCCCGTCCTCCTGGGACGCTCCGTCAGCCAGTCCGTCCAACGAACCCCAGGCTGTGTGTCTCCAACTTCCTCTGCAATTATCCACTGCTGATGAATAAATCTGTTTATTAGGcaattagaatttttttttttttagttcgaaaaatgtgtgaaaaaacaacacGACACACTAATAATGTCAAATTTAGGCTACCCTATAAGGACGATAAGGAAACAATTTGAGCAGTGCATgaactgaaaatattttaaataaaattgtccGTTGATCCGACCTGAATCGATAATAATTTTGGCCTCCATTGCaactttgtttattttattatagtGTTGTCAATATTGACTGTTATTGTATGTTATTGGTAATTGGCTTATTGGGAATTTAGGATTCAAAACCTGAAAACCAAGTAAGCAAAGCTTTGGAAGCAGCCTGcataaaattggaaaaaaaatgtttttaaacgtTGTTAAAACGTATACTGCGTTGCTAATTTTCAGGCTAATTATCTTTGCAGTCTGTTGTCATATTATAGGCCTACACTAAAAATACATTTGGTTATAAGGGTTAACTAATAggctaaacacattttcatatatttatccATTTATGGTAATgattcttttttgtatttatagaACATAAGAATAAAGAATACGATgtataaattacattaaaattgTACATTGATCAAATGCTTTAGTGTATATAGCAGTGGAATTCAAACTTCTTGTTCACACAGTTTCACTACAGAGTATTTGGGTTTCAAACAGGCCTCCTGGCAAAAGCTTGACATTGGATGGTTCGACTGTAAAGGACATCACATCCTGATTACATGAGTTGTTAAATTTAAGTTACAATTACCATCATTTGAAAATAATGCATATATGTAGCACTATGACTAACACATAATTAATATCTAAATGGTTGGTTAATATTTGTTGTGCAGTGAAGATGTTTTACACAATTTATCAAACGTACCAACAAATTTGTTCTTCttctaaaatgtcattttagagAATAATCAGGGATTTACACATGTGTACAAAAGCCATCAGCGAGAACAGCCTAAAGCCATACACACTCTTCGgttattatttttgtctttctgctTGGGCCGTTTTTCTGAAACAGGAAGTAGATTTGTAATGGTCAGTGTTCACTTTTTAAACTTACTGAAGATGAAACTTTAATAGTTTCATACCCACCATTAACTGACAGATGTAGCTGTTATTTTGTAAATCTGGATGTATGCAGGTTAGATATGGTCCTGttgtgatggaaaaaaagaggtgtgtatatgtgtgtgtgtgtgtgtgtgtgtgtgtgtgtgtgtgtgtgtgtgtgtgtgtgtgtgtgtgtgtgtgtgtgagagaggatgGACAGGGTGAGAATGCGGCCGCTGACTGTGATGTGTCCGCACTCTTCTGACACGACTATGTGACATTCCAGTGTAGGACTCCTTCATGtcctgagagagagggagagagagagagtgaggtcCACCAACAATGCCCATTGAGTACTGTGAGGCAGCAGCTGGTGGGACGTGCAGTGACCTAAAGGTGATCCATTCAGGCCAGGACAGGGTGCCTCTCACTATCCTGCTGCTTTTATATGCCTGGAAGTGGATGGATGATCAGTGTTTATCCTTGTAAAGTATTGCAACACAGGTCTGTCAtcaaatgaatgaaatagaaGTCAGTCCCCACCTTACCAGAGCAATCAAGGTTTCTAAAGGGAACAAACAACCATCAAGGGGTGATGGAGATGATGTACATGTCTGAAGGAAGAACTCACCATCTTATTTCAATGTGGTGGAGATAAAATGGGGATGACAGGAAAGGCCTTTGTTTCTCGGGAGAGTTGAAGTGAGGCTCAGCCGCACAATGGAGGAAGGGATTAGCTTCTCAAGGAGAAACATAAAGCGTACAGAAACACCCCATCCATGCAAGATAACAGATGTGTGATCAACCAGGCAAAAAGATAATATATAGCATGGAGATTAAAGATGCTCAAAATATGAAGTATTGCTTGAGTTGACTGCTGGAaatatttgtgtgcatgcatgcactcATGCTTCCAGCTCCTCTTTGGTAATTCCACAGGCATTTCCCAGTGGGTCTCATGCCTGTCTTTGAGATCAAACCTTGTTGGCAAAGCGACCATAAAACGATATGTCAGTCAGCTGTGGTAAAGGGATGCCTGCTTGGCTGTGATTGATCTGCCAAGGTTTCTTTATTCCCCTTGAGACTTGATACCTCCAGGTTTTAGATTCAGGGGTTGCCAGTGCTGATGGATATCTGGGGCTTCTGCTTTGGAATAGTACCACGTTATATCCCCTCTTCTGACCCATTTCCACCCAGTGTGGCACATTCAGCAGCACATGGCCATAACATGGAAGCCAACATGTTGTAATTTCTCCTCACTTCCCCCTCAGCTCCAGTTCCAGGAAGTGAAGGCAGAGTTtgccagccaatcacagcgaaGGACACCCAACTCATTAAAAGTTAATGAAACCTATAAACGTGGTGCGCCAGCGATTCATTTAAACCCCCAATCCAATCTCCTCTCCCAGCAAAGGCAAACAAGCCTGTGTGCCCCCAGTGCCGTCCTCGGAATAACAAACTACGGAATATTTTGTCCTGCATATGTTCTCCTATGCAGACATGTGCACTGTGATAGGCTATCTTACACTGGGACTTGTCCAATTTAGAGAATGCCAAGATGGTGTTCTACAGGGGTGAATTTTGTAATCTGCATCCAAGTTAAATTTAATGCCTTTGCTTCACACCACACAGCTTGTCAGGAATGGCGTCTGGATAGATATGCCATTTCAACATTCATGAGAATCACTGACATTCAAATAATAGGCTCATTATAATACCGTATGAGTGGGAGCCAAATATGTGTGAAAAACCTGTATTTACTTCCACGCGGTCATGCTAGTGTCAAGAACTATTCTTGATCCATGCAGACAGACAAGGCCAGCTCTGAGCCCTCTTTCCCTTTCAGATAAACCCTGTCTTTCCAGCATGGTCTGTCAA
Above is a genomic segment from Etheostoma spectabile isolate EspeVRDwgs_2016 chromosome 20, UIUC_Espe_1.0, whole genome shotgun sequence containing:
- the foxa2 gene encoding forkhead box protein A2, giving the protein MMLGAVKMEGHEHTDWSTYYGEPECYTSVGNMNTGLGMNSMNSYMSMSGMGTTANMTANSMNMSYVNTGMSPSMTGMSPGTGAMNGMGAGMTAMSAALSPSMSPMTAQPASMNALTSYTNMNAMSPMYGQSNINRSRDPKTYRRSYTHAKPPYSYISLITMAIQQSPSKMLTLAEIYQWIMDLFPFYRQNQQRWQNSIRHSLSFNDCFLKVPRSPDKPGKGSFWTLHPDSGNMFENGCYLRRQKRFKCDKKTSKDSGRKGGDGGSSNSSSESCNGNESPHSNSSVNEHKRSLSDMKTSQALSPEHAAASPVSQGQHLMSQHHSVLAHEAHLKPEHHYSFNHPFSINNLMSSEQQHHKMDLKTYEQVMHYSGYGSPMAGALSMGSMAGKAGLDSSSIPESYYQGVYSRPIMNST